The DNA window CTTGGTAAGTTAGGCCTACTTGTAACTGTCTTTGCCTTGGTTTATGCTATTTTCACTCCGATTATTACTTCAATGGCAAATCGGTGGCGACGACATCATGTTTTATTAGTTCTCATGGTCATCTTCTTTATCGGCAATACGTGGACAGCAATGGCGCCAAACTTTATTTCAATGTTGCTTTCGCGGATTCTAACTGCTGGTGTTGCCGGTGCGATTATCTCAATGGTCCTCGTAATGGCGAGCTATGTTGCGCCGCGTGAAAAAAGAGCAAGCCTGGTTTCATGGGTTTTTGCTGGATTTAGTATTGCTTCAGTTATCGGCATTCCAATCGGAACCGTTATCAGCACCACCCTTACTTGGCATGACAGTTTTTGGATGATTTCTGGAATTACGATCATTGTTTTTGTCGCCTTGATTTGGCTCGTCCCACGTGATACGCCTCATTTTAAGAGTACCCTTAGCAAGCAGTTTGTGTTATTTAAGGACTCACGAATTATTCTCGGTGTTAGTTTCATTGTTGCTATTTGTGCGGCTGACTACACAATTTATACCTATATTCGTCCTTTAATCACTAACGAAATGGGCTTTGATAATACCTGGTTGAACTGGCTCTTATCCGGAATG is part of the Limosilactobacillus reuteri genome and encodes:
- a CDS encoding MFS transporter; its protein translation is MKYRLQAIIFVFVAFMLGCNEYMIVGVLPDIAHEYHDSLGKLGLLVTVFALVYAIFTPIITSMANRWRRHHVLLVLMVIFFIGNTWTAMAPNFISMLLSRILTAGVAGAIISMVLVMASYVAPREKRASLVSWVFAGFSIASVIGIPIGTVISTTLTWHDSFWMISGITIIVFVALIWLVPRDTPHFKSTLSKQFVLFKDSRIILGVSFIVAICAADYTIYTYIRPLITNEMGFDNTWLNWLLSGMGIFFIIGNKFGGYLADRGGIHRLSGIYAAMTVLFLIFGPVLPFKWGAIIIVAVLCIAFSCYGSSTQLMFLDIAEKQYPQSLDLASSLNSIFANIGISLGSFTASQGVTFTAMKNLGYVGAVYGLLATILVIVLSKKYTGMRNY